Proteins encoded by one window of Lathyrus oleraceus cultivar Zhongwan6 chromosome 1, CAAS_Psat_ZW6_1.0, whole genome shotgun sequence:
- the LOC127075499 gene encoding uncharacterized protein LOC127075499 isoform X2: MLSISYNSLRNRAAQPLVLIRLIGADEHMYVNHVDAMKWIEDTDVLEMIVDKFSSSDSPEVHTNTAETLCAITRFAPAGLSAKISSPSFIGRLFCHALEVSRPKSVLVNSLSICISLLDPRRISFGAYHSYNRQMTNESTVTANPKIVEGMLESLGDLLKLLDVSSAENLLPTTYGKLQPPLGKHRLKIVEFISVLLTVGSEAAEEKLIDFGAVQRIINLFFEYPYNNFLHHHVENIIISCLESKRSSLQEHILRDCDFVGKIIRAEKHLTLEAGTNKPTSPAEDKSPPRIGVIGHLTRICNKLIQLGNNNSVIQEHLQGISEWTDWYMNVLSNRNAVENVSQWACGRPTALHDRNRDSDEDDFQDRDYDVAALANNLSQAFRYDIYNNDNDEDMDEVHSLERDDEDVYFDDESAEVVISSLRLGDDHESGSLFTNSNWFAFEDDRDRVAKERSTGSLASPSPNAEEDVKNASGDVAASEDEDLADTATSSPEAEAEPEPELQLEPVGTDKPVEWVEWRESLDTSDPSEVLPNGELESESGNNDLNAPDSSSPASNVTLTKDEQIDAAPLASLDENLSIPDPTQTESEIPTSAASSSEDGAMAEVGGDSNEDTTDDSKGIEQMNS, encoded by the exons ATGCTTTCCATTTCATACAATTCGCTCAGAAATCGGGCTGCTCAACCTTTG GTTTTGATTCGCTTGATTGGCGCAGATGAGCATATGTATGTAAATCACGTGGATGCGATGAAGTGGATTGAAGATACTGATGTACTTGAGATGATTGTGGACAAGTTCAGTTCTTCA GATTCTCCAGAAGTGCATACTAATACAGCGGAAACACTCTGTGCCATTACACGGTTTGCTCCAGCGGGGCTCTCTGCCAAAATTTCCAGCCCAAG CTTTATAGGAAGATTATTCTGTCACGCTCTAGAAGTTTCTCGGCCAAAATCCGTTCTTGTTAACTCGTTATCTATATGCATATCTTTGCTAGACCCGAGGAGAATTTCTTTCGGAGCTTATCATTCCTATAACCGTCAAATGACTAACGAATCCACTGTAACTGCAAATCCTAAGATTGTTGAAGGCATGCTAGAAAGCTTAG GTGATCTACTCAAGCTTTTAGATGTTTCTTCTGCTGAAAATCTTTTGCCAACTACTTATGGCAAGTTACAACCACCTCTTGGAAAACATCGTTTGAAG ATTGTAGAGTTTATATCAGTCTTATTAACTGTTGGTAGCGAAGCTGCTGAGGAGAAATTGATTGATTTTGGAGCAGTACAAAGAATTATAAACTTGTTCTTCGA GTATCCTTACAATAACTTTCTGCATCACCACGTGGAAAACATTATAATATCATGCTTGGAGAGCAAGAGATCTTCTCTTCAGGAACATATTCTCCGTGATTGTGATTTTGTTGGGAAAATTATTCGAGCGGAAAAGCATTTAACATTAGAAGCTGGTACAAACAAG CCGACATCACCAGCTGAGGATAAATCACCACCCAGGATAGGAGTCATAGGTCACTTGACCCGTATATGTAACAAACTCATCCAGTTAGGGAATAACAACAGTGTGATTCAGGAGCATCTGCAG GGAATTAGTGAATGGACAGATTGGTACATGAATGTTTTATCAAACCGGAATGCTGTGGAAAATGTCTCTCAATGGGCATGTGG GAGACCGACGGCATTGCATGACAGAAATAGGGATAGTGATGAGGATGATTTCCAGGATCGGGATTATGATGTGGCAGCATTGGCAAATAACTTAAGTCAGGCCTTCCGTTATGACATTTATAATAATGATAATGATGAAGACATGGATGAG GTTCACTCTCTTGAACGAGACGATGAG GATGtttattttgatgatgaatctgCGGAAGTTGTTATATCTTCTTTGCGGTTAGGAGATGACCATGAAAG TGGGTCTCTCTTCACAAATTCCAACTGGTTTGCTTTTGAGGATGATAGAGATCGAGTAGCCAAGGAAAGGTCAACTGGCTCTCTTGCTTCTCCGTCACCTAATGCTGAGGAGGATGTTAAAAATGCCAGTGGAGACGTGGCTGCTAGTGAAGATGAAGACTTGGCTGATACTGCAACGTCTTCtccagaagcagaagcagaacctgaaccagaactGCAATTAGAACCTGTTGGCACTGATAAACCTGTCGAGTGGGTTGAGTGGAGGGAGTCTTTAGATACCAGTGACCCTTCTGAGGTTCTTCCCAATGGAGAACTTGAGTCAGAATCAGGGAACAATGATCTTAATGCTCCCGACTCTTCATCTCCGGCATCCAATGTTACATTAACAAAGGATGAACAGATTGATGCTGCACCATTAGCATCTCTGGATGAAAACCTCAGTATCCCTGATCCAACTCAAACAGAAAGTGAAATTCCAACTTCGGCTGCATCCAGTTCTGAGGATGGGGCAATGGCTGAAGTTGGAGGAGACAGTAACGAGGACACGACAGATGACAGTAAAGGTATTGAACAAATGAATAGCTAA
- the LOC127075499 gene encoding uncharacterized protein LOC127075499 isoform X1, which translates to MFWRMAGLSTASPVETILDRENFTLEELLDEDEIIQECKALNSRLINFLSGKARVEQLVRYIVEEASEDAEKKRTFKFPFIACEIFTCEVDSILKTLVEDEESMNLLFSFLEPNHSHCNLLAGYFSKVVVCLLLRKTVPFMQYVQAHQEIVKKLVELIGITSIMEVLIRLIGADEHMYVNHVDAMKWIEDTDVLEMIVDKFSSSDSPEVHTNTAETLCAITRFAPAGLSAKISSPSFIGRLFCHALEVSRPKSVLVNSLSICISLLDPRRISFGAYHSYNRQMTNESTVTANPKIVEGMLESLGDLLKLLDVSSAENLLPTTYGKLQPPLGKHRLKIVEFISVLLTVGSEAAEEKLIDFGAVQRIINLFFEYPYNNFLHHHVENIIISCLESKRSSLQEHILRDCDFVGKIIRAEKHLTLEAGTNKPTSPAEDKSPPRIGVIGHLTRICNKLIQLGNNNSVIQEHLQGISEWTDWYMNVLSNRNAVENVSQWACGRPTALHDRNRDSDEDDFQDRDYDVAALANNLSQAFRYDIYNNDNDEDMDEVHSLERDDEDVYFDDESAEVVISSLRLGDDHESGSLFTNSNWFAFEDDRDRVAKERSTGSLASPSPNAEEDVKNASGDVAASEDEDLADTATSSPEAEAEPEPELQLEPVGTDKPVEWVEWRESLDTSDPSEVLPNGELESESGNNDLNAPDSSSPASNVTLTKDEQIDAAPLASLDENLSIPDPTQTESEIPTSAASSSEDGAMAEVGGDSNEDTTDDSKGIEQMNS; encoded by the exons ATGTTTTGGCGAATGGCTGGTTTGTCCACCGCGTCTCCG GTGGAGACCATTTTGGATAGGGAGAATTTCACTTTGGAGGAACTACTTGATGAGGATGAAATTATTCAAGAATGCAAGGCTCTTAATAGTCGCCTTATAAATTT TTTGTCCGGCAAAGCACGAGTTGAACAATTGGtacgatacattgttgaagagGCTTCTGAGGATGCTGAAAAGAAGCGGACTTTTAA GTTTCCTTTTATTGCTTGCGAGATATTTACGTGTGAAGTTGATAGCATACTCAAAACTCTTGTAGAAGATGAGGAA TCGATGAATTTGTTATTCTCCTTTTTGGAGCCAAATCACTCCCATTGTAACCTACTAGCTGGATATTTTAGCAAG GTAGTTGTATGCCTGTTGTTACGCAAGACAGTTCCTTTCATGCAATATGTTCAA GCTCACCAGGAAATTGTGAAGAAACTAGTTGAGTTGATTGGGATTACATCTATCATGGAG GTTTTGATTCGCTTGATTGGCGCAGATGAGCATATGTATGTAAATCACGTGGATGCGATGAAGTGGATTGAAGATACTGATGTACTTGAGATGATTGTGGACAAGTTCAGTTCTTCA GATTCTCCAGAAGTGCATACTAATACAGCGGAAACACTCTGTGCCATTACACGGTTTGCTCCAGCGGGGCTCTCTGCCAAAATTTCCAGCCCAAG CTTTATAGGAAGATTATTCTGTCACGCTCTAGAAGTTTCTCGGCCAAAATCCGTTCTTGTTAACTCGTTATCTATATGCATATCTTTGCTAGACCCGAGGAGAATTTCTTTCGGAGCTTATCATTCCTATAACCGTCAAATGACTAACGAATCCACTGTAACTGCAAATCCTAAGATTGTTGAAGGCATGCTAGAAAGCTTAG GTGATCTACTCAAGCTTTTAGATGTTTCTTCTGCTGAAAATCTTTTGCCAACTACTTATGGCAAGTTACAACCACCTCTTGGAAAACATCGTTTGAAG ATTGTAGAGTTTATATCAGTCTTATTAACTGTTGGTAGCGAAGCTGCTGAGGAGAAATTGATTGATTTTGGAGCAGTACAAAGAATTATAAACTTGTTCTTCGA GTATCCTTACAATAACTTTCTGCATCACCACGTGGAAAACATTATAATATCATGCTTGGAGAGCAAGAGATCTTCTCTTCAGGAACATATTCTCCGTGATTGTGATTTTGTTGGGAAAATTATTCGAGCGGAAAAGCATTTAACATTAGAAGCTGGTACAAACAAG CCGACATCACCAGCTGAGGATAAATCACCACCCAGGATAGGAGTCATAGGTCACTTGACCCGTATATGTAACAAACTCATCCAGTTAGGGAATAACAACAGTGTGATTCAGGAGCATCTGCAG GGAATTAGTGAATGGACAGATTGGTACATGAATGTTTTATCAAACCGGAATGCTGTGGAAAATGTCTCTCAATGGGCATGTGG GAGACCGACGGCATTGCATGACAGAAATAGGGATAGTGATGAGGATGATTTCCAGGATCGGGATTATGATGTGGCAGCATTGGCAAATAACTTAAGTCAGGCCTTCCGTTATGACATTTATAATAATGATAATGATGAAGACATGGATGAG GTTCACTCTCTTGAACGAGACGATGAG GATGtttattttgatgatgaatctgCGGAAGTTGTTATATCTTCTTTGCGGTTAGGAGATGACCATGAAAG TGGGTCTCTCTTCACAAATTCCAACTGGTTTGCTTTTGAGGATGATAGAGATCGAGTAGCCAAGGAAAGGTCAACTGGCTCTCTTGCTTCTCCGTCACCTAATGCTGAGGAGGATGTTAAAAATGCCAGTGGAGACGTGGCTGCTAGTGAAGATGAAGACTTGGCTGATACTGCAACGTCTTCtccagaagcagaagcagaacctgaaccagaactGCAATTAGAACCTGTTGGCACTGATAAACCTGTCGAGTGGGTTGAGTGGAGGGAGTCTTTAGATACCAGTGACCCTTCTGAGGTTCTTCCCAATGGAGAACTTGAGTCAGAATCAGGGAACAATGATCTTAATGCTCCCGACTCTTCATCTCCGGCATCCAATGTTACATTAACAAAGGATGAACAGATTGATGCTGCACCATTAGCATCTCTGGATGAAAACCTCAGTATCCCTGATCCAACTCAAACAGAAAGTGAAATTCCAACTTCGGCTGCATCCAGTTCTGAGGATGGGGCAATGGCTGAAGTTGGAGGAGACAGTAACGAGGACACGACAGATGACAGTAAAGGTATTGAACAAATGAATAGCTAA